A window of the Sporomusaceae bacterium genome harbors these coding sequences:
- a CDS encoding 4Fe-4S binding protein encodes MKLISVKPVIDTGKCIGCGICTKVCPSLAITLKDRKAAVKL; translated from the coding sequence ATGAAACTCATCTCGGTGAAACCCGTCATCGATACGGGAAAATGTATCGGCTGCGGCATATGCACGAAAGTGTGTCCGTCGTTGGCTATTACGCTAAAGGACAGGAAAGCGGCCGTCAAGCTG